One segment of Thermococcus sp. AM4 DNA contains the following:
- the gcvH gene encoding glycine cleavage system protein GcvH codes for MIEVGDYKVKEGLYYTKDHEWAKVLDDGTVLVGISDYAQKELGDLAYVELPEVGTEVSKGDVLCEIESVKAVSEVYAPVSGEVIEVNEELEDSPELLNEDPYEHWIAKIKPSNLEEELKELMDAEAYAKYLESL; via the coding sequence ATGATCGAAGTCGGAGACTACAAGGTTAAGGAAGGCCTCTACTACACGAAGGACCACGAGTGGGCGAAGGTCCTCGACGACGGAACCGTTCTCGTCGGCATAAGCGACTACGCCCAGAAGGAGCTGGGCGATCTGGCCTACGTCGAGCTTCCCGAGGTCGGAACCGAGGTCAGCAAGGGCGACGTTCTCTGTGAGATAGAGAGCGTCAAGGCCGTCAGCGAGGTTTACGCCCCGGTCAGTGGCGAGGTAATCGAGGTCAACGAAGAACTCGAAGACAGCCCCGAGCTCCTCAACGAGGACCCCTACGAGCACTGGATCGCCAAGATAAAGCCCAGCAACCTCGAGGAAGAGCTCAAGGAGCTCATGGACGCCGAGGCCTACGCGAAGTACCTGGAGAGCCTTTGA
- a CDS encoding CGP-CTERM sorting domain-containing protein, whose translation MKNVRIGLVVLLLLAVLVQTPMTAGEGFVDVNLKLSDFSSVEPITAVQDGSSIVIVGEGQRVDELKRYFLIKLDKDWNLEWVFSLHHEGADVVINDVAVVNGDIIVVGTFETGPSRDPTMFVARFSGDGRLKWAKLYGIYDGEKDMSVLSRGLAVDVQGNDILVGGTYGYPGIGDAYGWILHLDGSGNVLRSKTFRSMVYRIHPAFVRHLDDGRILVGGASRGGFLMVLDNDSVQWARLYGGVLSVNAGIKTESGFLVVFTAPGKNWQGNGEKKIVLAGLGSDGSVLWAKGYGVEVMVNRKSHLLPFSGEVLVQTPRWIAGVDETGNPLWFWKTYACAVLIQEDKIVSVNNPSRITLLDIVRNMTHFPEISEIEIPSEPLGLKEVVPNFTVKETGLELVDENIDVEKKGSIQKVVPKVLGREYKFTGKSASKFGGTDIEGIGRVDVGTEISAISIKLDDGWRDATLVNFSVKTGYTGRLKIDVVFYDASPDDLLVPDDAKVTSDGTFTHVELTRQGDSNFAVVYLKDTDPMEFGTEFEVRVEKLVESSESQIETYPSHTTENHTPDVESQDKGNDSQKSEGSGGICGPGMILFGSFVPVLLLSRRR comes from the coding sequence ATGAAAAACGTTCGAATTGGCCTTGTGGTGTTACTGCTCCTTGCTGTTTTGGTTCAAACGCCCATGACTGCTGGAGAAGGCTTCGTTGATGTGAATCTGAAGCTCAGTGATTTCAGCTCGGTGGAGCCTATAACCGCGGTTCAGGACGGAAGCTCGATTGTAATCGTGGGAGAGGGACAAAGAGTCGATGAGCTCAAAAGGTATTTCCTGATAAAGCTCGATAAAGACTGGAACCTCGAATGGGTGTTTTCGCTTCATCATGAGGGGGCCGATGTTGTAATAAACGACGTTGCCGTTGTGAATGGCGACATCATCGTGGTTGGAACATTCGAAACCGGTCCCTCCCGCGACCCAACGATGTTCGTCGCCAGGTTCTCGGGAGACGGAAGGCTGAAGTGGGCAAAGCTCTATGGAATTTACGACGGAGAGAAAGACATGAGCGTTCTCTCAAGGGGACTTGCCGTTGATGTACAGGGAAACGATATCCTTGTGGGCGGGACCTACGGTTACCCCGGCATCGGCGATGCTTACGGGTGGATCCTTCACCTGGACGGGAGTGGAAACGTTCTCAGGTCAAAAACGTTCCGGAGCATGGTCTATAGAATTCACCCAGCTTTCGTAAGGCATCTTGACGACGGGAGAATTCTCGTGGGAGGGGCCTCCCGAGGGGGCTTCCTGATGGTGCTCGATAATGACAGCGTCCAATGGGCCAGGTTATACGGGGGTGTTCTATCGGTTAATGCGGGCATTAAAACCGAATCCGGCTTTCTTGTGGTTTTCACGGCTCCCGGAAAGAACTGGCAGGGAAACGGCGAGAAAAAGATCGTTCTGGCTGGTCTTGGCAGTGATGGCAGCGTCCTCTGGGCCAAAGGCTACGGCGTTGAGGTGATGGTCAACAGGAAGTCCCACCTGCTCCCGTTTTCAGGGGAAGTACTTGTGCAGACGCCCAGATGGATTGCAGGGGTAGATGAAACCGGAAACCCCTTGTGGTTCTGGAAGACCTACGCCTGCGCCGTCTTAATCCAGGAGGATAAAATCGTCTCAGTTAACAATCCCTCCAGGATTACGTTGCTTGACATTGTCCGCAACATGACCCACTTTCCAGAGATCAGCGAGATTGAAATACCCTCCGAGCCGCTCGGGCTCAAAGAGGTTGTTCCGAACTTTACTGTCAAGGAAACCGGGCTCGAACTCGTGGATGAGAACATAGACGTCGAGAAGAAGGGCTCCATCCAAAAGGTCGTGCCAAAGGTTCTCGGCCGCGAATACAAGTTCACGGGTAAAAGCGCCAGCAAGTTCGGTGGAACGGACATAGAGGGCATCGGGCGCGTTGATGTCGGCACGGAGATAAGTGCTATCTCCATAAAGCTCGACGACGGCTGGAGGGACGCGACGCTCGTGAACTTCAGCGTGAAGACGGGTTACACAGGAAGGCTCAAAATTGACGTGGTGTTCTACGATGCATCTCCAGATGATCTCCTCGTTCCCGATGACGCAAAGGTGACCAGCGACGGAACTTTTACGCACGTTGAGCTCACGAGGCAAGGGGACTCGAACTTTGCGGTGGTTTACCTGAAGGACACCGACCCGATGGAGTTCGGCACGGAGTTCGAGGTCAGGGTGGAGAAGTTAGTGGAATCCAGCGAATCTCAAATCGAAACGTACCCGTCGCACACAACGGAGAACCATACTCCTGACGTCGAATCTCAGGACAAAGGGAACGACTCCCAGAAGAGCGAAGGGTCTGGGGGCATATGCGGCCCTGGCATGATACTGTTTGGATCATTTGTTCCCGTGCTTTTGCTATCGCGCCGGCGGTGA